The Deltaproteobacteria bacterium genome contains a region encoding:
- a CDS encoding L-2-amino-thiazoline-4-carboxylic acid hydrolase, with product MPGPDLRAAVQAAERAGARRALVALRRELGTLQAGAVLGEALLALVRGEPFSHLGPATDPRELGTRRQAGGAVLLYRATRRRVGRERALALTREVLLAGGLVFVERLLAGPALHAADRLPVDERARLMGELGERFPNAEGEVTAATDRSVAFTVTRCRFVELLAAVGEPELAPLFCEVDVVYFQPERTVVRLERSQTRATGGAVCDFVFRW from the coding sequence GTGCCGGGCCCTGACCTCCGCGCCGCGGTCCAGGCTGCCGAACGGGCGGGCGCTCGGCGCGCGCTCGTGGCTCTGCGTCGCGAACTCGGCACGCTCCAGGCGGGAGCGGTGCTGGGCGAAGCGCTCCTGGCGCTCGTGCGTGGCGAGCCCTTCTCGCACCTCGGGCCGGCGACGGACCCCCGCGAGCTCGGGACGCGGCGACAGGCCGGGGGCGCCGTCCTGCTCTATCGCGCGACTCGGCGGCGGGTGGGGCGAGAGCGTGCACTGGCCCTCACGCGCGAGGTGCTGCTCGCCGGGGGCCTCGTCTTCGTCGAACGCTTGCTGGCGGGCCCCGCCCTGCACGCGGCCGATCGCCTGCCGGTCGACGAGAGGGCGCGGCTCATGGGCGAACTCGGAGAGCGCTTTCCGAACGCCGAGGGCGAGGTCACGGCCGCGACCGATCGGAGTGTCGCCTTCACCGTGACGCGCTGTCGCTTCGTGGAGCTGCTCGCGGCTGTCGGCGAACCCGAGCTGGCACCCCTCTTCTGCGAAGTGGACGTGGTCTATTTTCAACCCGAGCGGACGGTGGTGCGGCTCGAACGGTCCCAGACGCGCGCCACGGGGGGCGCGGTGTGCGATTTCGTCTTCCGCTGGTGA
- a CDS encoding peptidoglycan DD-metalloendopeptidase family protein → MVLLAGRALLARGGHGVPVASLPGVPAPAEVFRQRGERVLFSAIDGHHGGSSLWLLSDGRARKLLDGVLTADLLADGRVVALGTDERVRLIDARGRERVVYAGARSLALGASGTRAALWTRGEAGALVLVLLDLVSQNARVLPLARRDEPTLLREPVWSPSGQELLALADGALYRVSVADGRALRVTLPADLARVHAPPTWLRGDVLVLSDEGPERDARVHAVALADPSRREVLRGALVDAEASQGLLLLDDGLRPQLVQVDAAQLGHLPIYTPPVLDLGLRAATAYPRFRRPVSGGSISSWFSHDAGGGNTGNLRYSCDCGSGCRSAHRGTDFDVDTGTPIYASAAGQVSSVVTGCTDYDASCGSGFGNHVRVTHAGGVVSIYAHMSSVSARNGQTVACGDLLGKVGVTGSTTGDHVHFEVRPTAAAPAVDPFAGACNNVVSETLWVSQAGGDPPTQCATGGGGGGGGGGGGGGGGGGGGGGGGGGTTPTCQPKPEVCDGLDNDCDGQRDEDDVCASKTRPKTPPSSPPPSGTAGPSSDVPPPPSSLDGDPYAELPPAQRASTEGRMAGGCNQVPSAPQGSVFVLLLVALLWVHLRRVRGGR, encoded by the coding sequence GTGGTGCTCCTCGCGGGCCGGGCGCTGCTGGCGCGCGGCGGCCACGGGGTTCCGGTCGCGTCGCTACCGGGCGTGCCCGCGCCGGCCGAGGTATTCCGTCAGCGCGGCGAGCGCGTGCTCTTCTCGGCGATCGACGGCCACCACGGGGGGAGCTCGCTCTGGCTGCTCTCCGACGGCCGCGCACGCAAGCTCCTCGACGGGGTGCTCACCGCGGACCTGCTCGCGGACGGGCGCGTGGTGGCGCTCGGCACCGACGAACGCGTGCGACTCATCGACGCCCGGGGGCGGGAACGCGTGGTCTACGCCGGAGCGCGTAGCCTCGCGCTAGGCGCGTCCGGCACGCGCGCCGCGCTCTGGACGCGCGGCGAAGCGGGAGCGCTGGTCCTCGTGCTCCTCGACCTCGTTTCACAGAACGCGCGGGTGCTGCCTCTCGCTCGGCGCGACGAGCCGACGCTGCTTCGCGAGCCGGTCTGGTCCCCGTCGGGGCAGGAGCTCCTGGCGCTCGCGGACGGGGCGCTGTACCGCGTCTCGGTCGCGGACGGACGAGCCCTGCGCGTGACGTTGCCCGCCGACCTCGCACGGGTTCATGCCCCGCCCACCTGGCTGCGCGGCGACGTGCTCGTCCTCTCCGACGAGGGACCCGAGCGCGACGCGCGGGTGCACGCCGTGGCGCTCGCCGACCCCTCGCGGCGCGAGGTCCTGCGCGGCGCGCTCGTGGATGCGGAGGCCTCGCAGGGGCTCCTCCTGCTCGACGACGGGCTCCGGCCGCAGCTCGTGCAGGTCGACGCGGCGCAGCTCGGCCACCTTCCCATCTACACGCCTCCGGTGCTCGACCTCGGGCTGCGGGCCGCGACGGCCTATCCGCGTTTCCGGCGGCCGGTGAGCGGTGGGTCGATCAGTTCCTGGTTCTCGCACGACGCCGGCGGGGGAAACACGGGCAACCTCCGCTACTCGTGCGACTGCGGCAGCGGCTGCCGCTCGGCGCATCGCGGGACGGACTTCGACGTGGACACGGGGACACCCATCTACGCCAGCGCGGCGGGCCAGGTCTCGTCGGTGGTCACGGGCTGCACCGACTACGATGCGAGCTGCGGCAGTGGTTTCGGCAATCACGTGCGCGTGACGCACGCGGGGGGCGTGGTCTCGATCTACGCCCACATGAGCTCCGTCTCGGCGCGCAACGGCCAGACCGTGGCCTGTGGAGACTTGCTTGGCAAGGTGGGGGTGACGGGCTCCACGACCGGCGACCACGTCCACTTCGAGGTGCGGCCGACCGCGGCAGCGCCCGCTGTGGATCCCTTCGCTGGCGCTTGCAACAACGTCGTCTCGGAGACGCTCTGGGTCAGCCAGGCCGGCGGCGATCCGCCCACGCAGTGCGCGACGGGCGGTGGCGGTGGCGGCGGCGGTGGTGGTGGCGGCGGTGGCGGTGGCGGTGGCGGTGGCGGTGGCGGTGGCGGCGGGACGACGCCGACCTGTCAGCCCAAGCCCGAGGTCTGCGACGGCCTGGACAACGACTGCGACGGCCAGCGGGACGAGGACGACGTGTGTGCGTCGAAGACGCGGCCGAAGACTCCGCCGTCGAGTCCTCCGCCGAGCGGGACGGCAGGTCCGAGCTCGGACGTTCCACCGCCACCTTCGAGCCTCGACGGCGACCCGTACGCCGAGCTGCCGCCGGCGCAGCGAGCCTCGACCGAGGGTCGCATGGCCGGCGGCTGCAACCAGGTCCCGTCGGCTCCGCAGGGCTCGGTATTCGTGCTGCTCCTCGTCGCGCTCCTTTGGGTGCACCTCCGTCGCGTCCGCGGCGGACGTTGA
- a CDS encoding CoA-binding protein has translation MDQGAARNPDDETLRELLRQTRRIAVVGISAREERAGCYVPDYLRRRGYEILPVNPTLAEWQGLRCYAALAEVPGPLELVNVFRRSEEAGAVVDQAIAAGARAVWLQLGVADDAAMRRARAAGLVAVQDLCLMVEHQRLLR, from the coding sequence ATGGACCAGGGCGCAGCTCGCAATCCCGACGACGAGACGCTGCGGGAGCTCCTGCGGCAGACGCGTCGCATCGCGGTGGTGGGGATCTCTGCGCGCGAGGAGCGCGCCGGCTGCTACGTCCCCGACTACCTCCGCCGGCGGGGCTACGAGATCCTGCCCGTGAACCCGACGCTCGCCGAGTGGCAGGGCTTGCGCTGCTATGCCGCCCTCGCCGAGGTCCCCGGTCCGCTCGAGCTGGTGAACGTCTTCCGCCGTTCCGAGGAGGCGGGGGCCGTCGTGGACCAGGCCATCGCTGCGGGGGCCCGGGCGGTCTGGCTGCAGCTCGGGGTCGCCGACGATGCCGCAATGCGGCGTGCGCGCGCGGCCGGGCTGGTGGCGGTGCAGGACCTTTGTTTGATGGTCGAGCACCAGAGGTTGCTGCGGTAA
- a CDS encoding prolyl oligopeptidase family serine peptidase: MRHTSRSFPARVTAVIVLLGGCTSSSGGGDAGVAGEASVLREAGAVDARPADAASRPVTFGGARPVRLEVPANYDPKVPTPLVLVLHGYGATGFIQATFFGYRDLPKRERVLVLAPDGTEDSSKKLFWNATDACCNFDGQNVDDVAYLTGLVAEVSRHYTVDAKRVYAIGHSNGGYMAHRLACDRAGTFAAIVSLAGALADKSADCQPTDKVSVVQAHGDKDDVVRFEGGSGVVGKGKGPYPGAKTTVARWAALNGCGPDLTPTGETLDLDSSLAGSETMVARHACSKGLDVELWTIVGGLHTPLLTSQFGERTWQWLKAHPKL; the protein is encoded by the coding sequence ATGAGACACACGAGCAGGTCGTTCCCGGCGCGCGTGACGGCGGTGATCGTTCTCCTGGGCGGATGTACCTCGAGCAGCGGCGGCGGCGACGCCGGTGTGGCGGGCGAGGCGTCGGTCCTGCGCGAGGCGGGGGCGGTAGACGCTCGCCCGGCCGACGCGGCGAGCCGTCCGGTGACCTTTGGCGGGGCGCGCCCAGTGAGGCTCGAGGTCCCCGCGAACTACGACCCGAAGGTGCCGACGCCGCTCGTGCTCGTCTTGCACGGCTACGGCGCGACCGGGTTCATTCAAGCCACCTTCTTCGGATACCGGGACCTGCCGAAGCGCGAGCGCGTCCTCGTGCTGGCCCCCGACGGCACCGAGGACTCGTCGAAGAAGCTCTTCTGGAACGCCACCGACGCTTGCTGCAACTTCGACGGCCAGAACGTGGACGACGTGGCCTATCTCACCGGGCTCGTGGCCGAGGTGAGCCGGCACTACACCGTGGACGCGAAGCGGGTCTACGCCATCGGGCACTCGAATGGCGGCTACATGGCCCACCGACTGGCGTGCGATCGCGCGGGGACCTTTGCGGCGATCGTCTCTCTCGCGGGCGCGCTGGCCGACAAGAGCGCCGATTGTCAGCCCACGGACAAGGTGAGCGTCGTGCAAGCTCACGGCGACAAGGATGACGTCGTGCGCTTCGAAGGCGGCAGCGGGGTGGTCGGCAAGGGCAAGGGGCCCTATCCCGGCGCCAAGACCACGGTAGCGCGCTGGGCCGCGCTGAACGGGTGTGGGCCGGACCTGACGCCGACGGGCGAGACCCTGGATCTCGACTCTTCGCTCGCGGGCAGCGAGACGATGGTGGCGCGGCACGCCTGCTCGAAGGGCCTCGACGTGGAGCTCTGGACGATCGTGGGCGGACTTCACACGCCGCTCCTGACGAGCCAGTTCGGCGAGCGCACGTGGCAATGGCTGAAGGCCCACCCCAAACTGTGA
- a CDS encoding peptidylprolyl isomerase, whose protein sequence is MCFVAILATTLLGAACRCSRAPGTQAAAALKDPARARAALEELEWRRQDPDGLATALFEHADPTVRARAVLAAGRAGLLASLPGLLKRLAEDSAPTVRADSAFALRLLVLDPPTAAADPALAHSVNRALLARLLAEKDPRARDAVILSLGWVGDAEAAVRLGRELATSEAALVAWGILGQRKVLDLRLAGPLLAVLERGTATQRQLAAWALSRISGPAGTAVVAALMRAGESPDPVLRQWATRSVGQKGGPGTIPWLVKRLGDPDPLVQGEAARALGQTGPRGANRLVEGVRAIWEVVSSGHFRLTGPRLGTLLSALEALRPHAERHEVQQLTKELLESADASQSSVKYTPIEAHAVDLTHCAAAYLWDLAAGRPEETPTCGTARAASLSATYRRMLVARLIGALKRDAPYKVTLLRRYLHDADPAVRTAAVEALASAELPASRVAYEEALRDADAAVVAQAATSLRRDPGRATREAPLLEQLVARLDRLEAVREPEAACAIVETLAALKVRSATSTLQRLRQSPSWAVRSCSAQALVALTGQPAPAATPLSGGLPPLRWAEGRPLPRRAVLVLAKGELHLELYPDRAPATVANFARLAQRGFYRRTPFHRIVPGFVAQGGDPRGDGWGGPGHTTPCELSPAPFDRGSLGMALAGRDTAGSQFFITLGRHPHLDGRYTLFGRVVRGLDLAERIQPGEPIQDLYIPADGAAPAPRDGAH, encoded by the coding sequence TTGTGTTTCGTAGCCATCCTCGCCACGACGCTTCTCGGCGCGGCGTGCCGCTGTAGCCGCGCTCCGGGGACCCAGGCTGCCGCGGCGCTCAAAGATCCCGCGCGAGCCCGCGCAGCGCTCGAGGAGCTCGAGTGGCGTCGCCAGGACCCCGACGGCCTCGCCACCGCGCTCTTCGAGCACGCCGACCCGACCGTGCGTGCGCGCGCAGTCCTCGCGGCCGGTCGTGCCGGCCTGCTCGCCTCTCTGCCCGGGCTGCTGAAGCGCCTCGCCGAGGACTCCGCTCCGACGGTGCGCGCCGACTCGGCCTTCGCGCTGCGGCTGCTCGTGCTCGACCCTCCGACCGCGGCCGCCGACCCCGCCCTCGCCCATTCGGTGAACCGGGCCCTCCTCGCGCGCCTGCTCGCCGAGAAGGACCCGCGCGCGCGCGACGCAGTGATCCTGTCCCTCGGCTGGGTGGGCGACGCCGAGGCCGCGGTTCGCCTCGGGCGCGAGCTCGCCACGAGCGAGGCGGCCCTCGTGGCGTGGGGGATCCTCGGCCAGCGCAAGGTCCTCGATCTGCGCCTCGCCGGACCGCTGCTCGCGGTGCTCGAGCGCGGCACGGCAACACAGCGCCAGCTCGCCGCCTGGGCGCTCTCGCGCATCTCGGGCCCGGCGGGCACGGCCGTCGTGGCAGCGCTCATGCGCGCGGGCGAGAGCCCCGACCCCGTGCTGCGCCAGTGGGCCACCCGCTCCGTCGGCCAGAAGGGGGGCCCGGGGACCATCCCGTGGCTCGTCAAGCGCCTCGGCGACCCCGATCCGCTCGTGCAGGGAGAAGCGGCCCGCGCCCTCGGCCAGACCGGTCCGCGCGGCGCAAACCGCCTCGTGGAGGGCGTCCGCGCCATCTGGGAGGTGGTCTCGAGCGGCCACTTTCGCCTCACCGGGCCGCGCCTCGGGACGCTCCTCTCCGCGCTCGAAGCGCTGCGCCCCCACGCCGAGCGCCACGAGGTGCAGCAGCTTACGAAGGAGCTGCTCGAAAGCGCCGACGCGTCGCAGTCCTCGGTGAAGTACACCCCGATCGAAGCGCACGCGGTGGACCTGACCCACTGCGCGGCGGCGTATCTCTGGGACCTCGCGGCCGGGCGCCCCGAGGAGACCCCAACCTGCGGCACGGCGCGCGCGGCGTCCCTCTCCGCCACGTACCGGCGCATGCTCGTGGCGCGGCTCATCGGCGCGCTCAAGCGCGACGCCCCCTACAAGGTCACCTTGCTCCGGCGCTACCTGCACGACGCCGACCCCGCCGTGCGCACCGCCGCGGTCGAGGCCCTGGCGAGCGCCGAGCTGCCTGCCTCGCGCGTGGCCTACGAAGAGGCCCTGCGCGACGCGGACGCCGCCGTCGTGGCCCAGGCCGCGACCTCGCTGCGCCGCGACCCGGGACGCGCCACGCGCGAAGCGCCGCTCCTCGAGCAGCTCGTGGCGCGGCTCGATCGCCTGGAGGCGGTTCGCGAGCCCGAAGCGGCCTGCGCCATCGTCGAGACGCTCGCCGCGCTCAAGGTCCGGAGCGCCACCTCCACGCTGCAGCGGCTGCGCCAGAGCCCGTCGTGGGCCGTGCGCTCCTGCAGCGCCCAGGCGCTGGTCGCCCTCACGGGGCAGCCCGCTCCCGCCGCGACGCCCCTCTCCGGCGGGCTTCCCCCGCTCCGCTGGGCCGAGGGCCGGCCTCTCCCTCGCCGCGCCGTGCTGGTCCTCGCCAAGGGCGAGCTCCACCTCGAGCTCTACCCGGACCGCGCCCCCGCCACCGTGGCCAACTTCGCGCGCCTCGCGCAGCGCGGCTTCTATCGACGCACCCCCTTTCACCGCATCGTGCCCGGCTTCGTGGCCCAAGGCGGCGACCCGCGCGGCGACGGCTGGGGCGGCCCCGGCCACACCACCCCCTGCGAGCTCTCCCCCGCACCGTTCGACCGAGGCTCTCTCGGCATGGCCCTCGCCGGACGCGACACCGCGGGGAGTCAGTTCTTCATCACGCTCGGCCGACACCCGCACCTCGACGGCCGCTACACGCTCTTCGGACGCGTGGTGCGCGGCCTCGACCTCGCCGAGCGCATCCAGCCCGGCGAACCGATCCAGGACCTCTACATCCCCGCCGACGGCGCCGCGCCCGCCCCGCGTGACGGCGCGCATTGA